ATTGCTCGCGGATTAAACGCCACGGGCGTGGATGTTATCAATATTGGTATGACCATGGTGGGTACTTTTTATTGGTCGCAATATTTTTTAAATTGCCAGGGTGGAATTTTTGTGACCGCTTCGCATAATCCGGCGGAATACAACGGTTTTAAATTTGCCATTGATTTTTCTGAAACCTTGGTTAGCGAGGGGATTCAAGAATTAAGAAAGATTGTAGAAAATGAAGATTATTTTGTTTCCGAAAGACAAGGAACAGAGGAAAAAAGAGACATTCGCGCTGATTATTTTTCCGCCTTGCTCCAAAAATTTAAGATCAAAAAATTTAAAGTAGTGGTTGACCCTAGCAATGCCACTCCAGCTGCGCTCGTGCCCGATTTATTGCGTGAGGCTGGTTGCGAGGTGATAGAAAAAAATTGTAATATTGATCCAGCCTTTCCCTTAGGTACGCCAGATCCCACAGAAAAAATAGTAGCTAGCCGTTTGGCGCAGGAAGTGCTGGAAAGCGGAGCAGATATTGGCTTTAGTTATGATGCTGATGGTGATCGTATTGGTATTACCGATGAAAAAGGCAGAATTATTTGGAATGACGTTTTGGTGGCACTATTTGCCGCTGATGTCTTGGATCATCATGCCGGGGCTACCATTATGTACAATACTTTGTGTTCTAAAATGGTGGAAGAAACAATTATGGCCAAAGGCGGGCGTCCTTTTATGTGGCGCACCGGCCATTCCTTTTTGAAAAAGAAAAATCAGGAAGTTGGAGCGGCTTTCATTGGTGAACTTTCCGGCCATTTCTTTTTTTCTGCCGACTTTTACAACCATGACGACGGCTGTTATTCCACTTTGCGCCTGTTGGACTATCTATCACGTTCTGGCAAGAAATTAAGTGAGGCTTTAGATGAATTGCCTTTGTTTATTTCCAGCCCGGAAATAAAAATAGTTTGTCCCGATGATAAAAAAGTCGCTTTGATGGCCAAGATTGCGCCAATTTTAAAACAAGATTTTCCCGAGGCCGAGGTGATTGATGATGAAAGAGCGGGGGACGGTGTGCGTTTGGATTTGGCTGATGGTATGTTCATTATCAGATATTCGCAGAATGGACCATATCTGACTATTAAATTTGAAGGTAAAAATCAAGAGAGGTATGATGGGCTAAAAAAATATTTGGCTGGATTATTACATCGTTTTGAAGAAATTGATTGGAGTGCCAAAAGTAATACCAATGTAGAAGCCTTAGAATAAATTTGTGGATTACAAAGACAAAAAAATATTATTGATGGGACTGGGTGGGTTTGCCAAAGGCAGTGGCGTGTCCTGTGCCGAGTTTTTGGCGAGCCGCGGTGCGGATTTGACTATTACCGATTTAAAAAGCACTAAAGATTTGACGCACAATTTGCGGCCGCTCAAAAAATTTAAAAACATTAAATATGTTTTGGGTGAACATCGGACGAGTGATTTTGAAAATACACATTGGGTAGTAAAAAATCCAGATGTGCCACCATCTTCAGCTTTTTTGAGTGTGGCGCGCGTGCGTAAGACACCTATTGATAATGACATTACTTTATTTTTTCGCGAATATGGGGTGGGGCGTGTGATTGGCGTCACAGGTACGCGCGGCAAAAGTACCACCACGGCCTTGATTTATGAAATGGCGCGTCGTCAATTTAAGAGCGCGCGGTTTGGAGGTAATATTGGTGAGTCACCTCTAAGGTTTTTAGACGAAATTAAAAATGGTCCGGCAGTTTTGGAATTGTCCAATTTTCAATTATCAGATTTAGATACTATAAAAATGAGTCCGCATGTGGCTGTTTGGACAAATCTTTACCCAGACCATTTAAATAAATATCCTTCTATCGCGGAATATATTGCTGATAAAGAAAAAATTTTTCAGTATCAAAAAGCAGGGGACGTGGCTGTGTTGAATTTAGATAATGAGATAACTAAAAAAATTGGTGAAGGGTTAAAAAAAGCTGTAAAAGGGCGGCACGTTTTGTTTTTTTCTTTGCAACAAAAACCGCGTGACGGCGCGTATATTAAAAACAACTGGTTTGTTTTTGTGGAGGGTGGCAAGGAAACAAAAATTTGTCGGACAGCGGAAACTAAATTACTCGGCGAGCATAATTTGGCTAACACCTTGGCCGCCATTTGCGCCGCCCGTTTTTTTGGTGTTGGCTGGCCAGCCATCAAATTAGCAATTAAAAAATTTAAAGGAGTACCCAATCGGTTGGAGGTTATAAAGAAAATCGGCGGTATCACTTTTATTAATGATTGCACAGCTACCTCGCCGCAAGCCACTATTGCTGCGCTTCGCTCTTTTGCTCTGCGGCGCGTGGTTTTGATTACTGGTGGAAATAGCAAAGGCTTTTCTTTGGAAGAGATGATTGAAGAGATAGGGGAAAAGGCCAAAGCGGTGGTATTGATGCCGGGTAATGTTAGCGGCGAAATTTTAAGAGGCGCACAAGGAGCACAAATTCCTGTTAAAGAGGTCAAAGATTTAAAAGAGGCGGTTCGCACGGCGCGAAAGTTGGCGCAAAAAGGTGATTATATAATTTTATCGCCTGGTTTAACCTGGCTACCGCGGCAAAATGAGTTTGCCAGGGGTGAAGAGTTTAGAAAAATTGTTAAAAGATTGAGTTAAAACCGAGCGCACTTGCGCTCGGTTTTTAGTATTGACATTTTTTCTCTTTGATTTATAATGTATAACACAAGTCCGGGTAATGCCACTAATAGGGGAATGGACCATGAGTGACTTAATGAGAGAATGGTTACTGATTTTCCTCTGTTCTTGCCGGGAAAAATTGTGGGGATTAATTTTCAGTTTTTTGTTTTTTTTCCTGCTAATCATGGCAACGTCGGGCGCCGTCTTCACAATTTTTCATAACATCATCAAGGTATTAACGGAAGATTCTTTCACTATTAGTTGGGGGGTGTTTTTCTACCAATATTTTTGGTCTTCTCTTTGTCTCACAACTGTGATATTACTAGCTTTTTTGATCTTTTTCCTCGGTTCTTATAAAAATATAATGCCTCTGGTGCGTAGCCGAGAGTATCGTAAACATTGTTTGGATATTTATTAGTAAGTATTCTGCCTTGGTCTAACAGCCGAGGCTTTTTTATTACAAAAATTTTACAAATTTATTTTCCTTATCGACCAAAATATTTTTTGATTTGATTGGCTTTTTAGTTAGCTCAAAACCCATAATAATAATCTCCTCGCCGGATTTTATTAAATGCGCCGCGGCGCCGTTCATACAAATGATCCCGGAATTTTTAGGACCGGAAATTACGTAAGTTTCCAGCCTCGCGCCGGAGGTATTGCTGACCACCAGTACCTTTTCTCCTTCCCAAAAATCAACTTTTTTTATCAAATTTTCATCAATGGTAATACTGCCGATGTAATCTAAATTTGCTTCGGTTACGGTTGCCTTATGAATTTTAGCATGTAATACAAAGCGCATATTAATTTTGATTATCTTATTATACAAAAATTATCAAAATAAGGCAAAAATTAAGTTTATTGGAAATCCACAGGCCTGTTGACTTTATTAGGCGTTCGTGCTACAATCACCGTCTGGCTAAAAAGGCCGGTGGAACTTGAGAAACCATAAGGAGGTTCCTATGTTCATGTTCCTTAGACGAAGATGGAAGGCTCTTGATGGAACAAATCTTAGGCATGTTCTTATACCCCCGGGTGTATATGAAATGGAACGTTTCCTCGATCCTCTTGGTTCAGTTTGGCTGGTTATTAAGGGTACTTCATATGGCGCTACGGAAAATTTTTGGCGCCGATGGATTAATACTCCCGGTACCAATTACGGCGATTTTGCAGTGGTAATCATTGAGGAATTGCCTGCGGGAATGAAACTAGCTGATCCTAAAAGGATTGGTCCTGCTCCCAAGGAACAAGGGGGTGTCTTCGCGACCGAACTTCGTGAGGACAAACTGACCGTGGCTTTTCTTTGGGCACCGGATGGTAGTCATGCCTCCAGCGTCAGTATTCTCAAGGAAGTTTGGGTCAAAGCCGGTAGAAAGGAATACGAATCGGACGGAGATGATCCGCGTTACCTCGTTTTCCACGTTTACAACTACCTTGATCCCAGCAAGACCATTCCTGACTCTGGCTGTAGAGTCAATCCGCGTGAAAAGCCATTTTTGAACTTTGAAGAGGCCTTGGCCGTGGCCGAACAGCACGCTACTGAAGCCCTAGCGAGCGGCAGGTGGGTGCCGGTAGAGGCAGTAGCCAGGCCGGCTTAATGCCAATTAACAATTAATGGAACTTCATAGAGGGGTGAGTAAACCAACCCCTCTTTTTTAATCTACAAAATTGACGTAAAGTTGACGTAAAGATAAAAACATGCCATGATATATAATCAGGAATTTTTATTAAATCAATGGAGGCTCTAAGTGGAAATATTTAAGGAGTTTCTGAAAACGCTCTTTGACCTTGGCATGTGTCTGAATATTCTGGTGATTTTGCCACAGCCCATTAAAATTTGGCGTTTAAAAAGCGCTGAAAATGTGTCTGCTTGGACTTGGTTCTTTTTCTTTATCTTTCAAACAGCTACCAGTTTGCACGGTGTTTTAAACTTGCATTCCACTGCCATGTTTCTGGGAATGGGCGGTAGCGCCCTAATTTCGCTAATTACTTTAATACTTTGCTTAGTTTACAAGAGTAACAAATAAAACATTACCCCCTATGGATTCTCCATTTGGGGTTTTTTATAAATCTGTTGCACCATCATTGCCAATTATTTAATTACACTTTTGATATTTATGCCTTTTTATTTTAATCCTTTCAATAATTAATGGTTTGAGTATATCGGGGGAAATTTATTTTTTATTTGATATTAGATTAGATAACCAAACTCCAATGATAAAAAAAAGAGTGTGTCCCAACCACCAAGTACCACTGAATAAAATTAAATTAGTTCGTGCTATACCAATAATATTTGGCGCTCTTGAACCAAAAGGCACTCCTGCTTCCCCTAATTCCCAAGATCTATAATAAATACTCATTAGCGCGCTGAAAAATAAACCGGTTATAAAGATAATTAGCCAGCGCCGGTCAATTTTATTTTTATAAATATTAGAACCTAATATTGCTGATGCCACGAAAAATGCCAGCAAAAATTTGATGACAAAATAAGTTAACGATTCCATTGGATGAGTCAAAAAGTAGTGGAACAAAAAATCTATCATTATGGTTGTGGAGGCGACAACGAGTGATTTTTTGAAAATTAAATCCATAAATATTATTTAATAATAATTCTTCCGTTCATTGATGGGTGAATTTCGCAGTAGTAATTGTATTCTCCAGTTTTTGTGAAAACAAAGCTGAATTCATCGCCAGTTTTTAAATCGTTACTAGAAAATATTCCT
This Candidatus Magasanikbacteria bacterium RIFOXYB2_FULL_38_10 DNA region includes the following protein-coding sequences:
- a CDS encoding UDP-N-acetylmuramoylalanine--D-glutamate ligase; translated protein: MGLGGFAKGSGVSCAEFLASRGADLTITDLKSTKDLTHNLRPLKKFKNIKYVLGEHRTSDFENTHWVVKNPDVPPSSAFLSVARVRKTPIDNDITLFFREYGVGRVIGVTGTRGKSTTTALIYEMARRQFKSARFGGNIGESPLRFLDEIKNGPAVLELSNFQLSDLDTIKMSPHVAVWTNLYPDHLNKYPSIAEYIADKEKIFQYQKAGDVAVLNLDNEITKKIGEGLKKAVKGRHVLFFSLQQKPRDGAYIKNNWFVFVEGGKETKICRTAETKLLGEHNLANTLAAICAARFFGVGWPAIKLAIKKFKGVPNRLEVIKKIGGITFINDCTATSPQATIAALRSFALRRVVLITGGNSKGFSLEEMIEEIGEKAKAVVLMPGNVSGEILRGAQGAQIPVKEVKDLKEAVRTARKLAQKGDYIILSPGLTWLPRQNEFARGEEFRKIVKRLS
- a CDS encoding aspartate 1-decarboxylase codes for the protein MRFVLHAKIHKATVTEANLDYIGSITIDENLIKKVDFWEGEKVLVVSNTSGARLETYVISGPKNSGIICMNGAAAHLIKSGEEIIIMGFELTKKPIKSKNILVDKENKFVKFL